From a single Stomoxys calcitrans chromosome 4, idStoCalc2.1, whole genome shotgun sequence genomic region:
- the LOC106083228 gene encoding cyclic AMP response element-binding protein B isoform X3 yields the protein MDSIVEENGNSSNNIDDTSGGGGSTGGGGGHNLSTSLQQPATVQATQMNLTNSNSVQPPSQSSVPVSISVAAAAAALAANSALTTTSNVVQYLPNPHSLPVQSVIQAANQSSVIQTAAGNNSQTHVAIPKGTVVYKNNATVIHTTSGNAVQLPPHFPCKIKPEPNTHPLDTNSEDSYTDDDSPRGRRELTRRPSYNKIYSEISGPDITDNNVMVPEDQTRKREIRLQKNREAARECRRKKKEYIKCLENRVAVLENQNKALIEELKSLKELYCQTKND from the exons atggaCAGCATCGTTGAGGAGAACGGCAACTCCTCAAACAATATAGACGACACATCGGGCGGTGGTGGTAGTACTGGCGGTGGCGGCGGTCACAATCTATCAACATCTTTACAACAACCTGCCACGGTACAAGCCACACAAATGAATCTGACAAACTCAAATAGTGTACAACCTCCTAGCCAATCATCAGTCCCCGTATCAATATCGGTGGCAGCCGCAGCAGCAGCCCTGGCGGCTAATTCTGCCCTAACAACCACCTCCAACGTTGTACAATATCTACCCAATCCACATAGTTTGCCA gttCAGTCGGTTATACAGGCTGCCAATCAATCGTCTGTTATACAAACGGCGGCCGGTAATAATTCACAAACACATGTTGCCATACCCAAGGGCACCGTTGTATATAAAAACAATGCCACAGTTATACACACAACATCAGGCAATGCTGTCcaa CTTCCTCCACATTTTCCCTGCAAGATTAAACCTGAACCGAATACACACCCCCTCGATACAAACAGTGAAGATAGTTACACCGATGACGATTCACCACGCGGCCGAAGGGAACTTACACGAAGACCATCGTATAATAAAATCTATTCGGAAATCAGTGGACCCGATATAACAG ATAACAATGTCATGGTACCCGAAGATCAAACGCGAAAGCGAGAGATACGCCTGCAAAAGAATCGTGAAGCGGCCCGGGAATGTCGCCGAAAAAAGAAGGAATATATCAAGTGCCTGGAGAATCGTGTGGCGGTGCTGGAAAACCAAAATAAGGCTCTTATAGAAGAGCTTAAATCGCTCAAAGAGCTTTATTGTCAGACCAAAAATGATTGA
- the LOC106083228 gene encoding cyclic AMP response element-binding protein B isoform X1 encodes MDSIVEENGNSSNNIDDTSGGGGSTGGGGGHNLSTSLQQPATVQATQMNLTNSNSVQPPSQSSVPVSISVAAAAAALAANSALTTTSNVVQYLPNPHSLPVQSVIQAANQSSVIQTAAGNNSQTHVAIPKGTVVYKNNATVIHTTSGNAVQLPPHFPCKIKPEPNTHPLDTNSEDSYTDDDSPRGRRELTRRPSYNKIYSEISGPDITGGTNLQMSDNVGIPALATGSAGPAPGTLIHLPAENTSTYYLSNRMTFSNNNVMVPEDQTRKREIRLQKNREAARECRRKKKEYIKCLENRVAVLENQNKALIEELKSLKELYCQTKND; translated from the exons atggaCAGCATCGTTGAGGAGAACGGCAACTCCTCAAACAATATAGACGACACATCGGGCGGTGGTGGTAGTACTGGCGGTGGCGGCGGTCACAATCTATCAACATCTTTACAACAACCTGCCACGGTACAAGCCACACAAATGAATCTGACAAACTCAAATAGTGTACAACCTCCTAGCCAATCATCAGTCCCCGTATCAATATCGGTGGCAGCCGCAGCAGCAGCCCTGGCGGCTAATTCTGCCCTAACAACCACCTCCAACGTTGTACAATATCTACCCAATCCACATAGTTTGCCA gttCAGTCGGTTATACAGGCTGCCAATCAATCGTCTGTTATACAAACGGCGGCCGGTAATAATTCACAAACACATGTTGCCATACCCAAGGGCACCGTTGTATATAAAAACAATGCCACAGTTATACACACAACATCAGGCAATGCTGTCcaa CTTCCTCCACATTTTCCCTGCAAGATTAAACCTGAACCGAATACACACCCCCTCGATACAAACAGTGAAGATAGTTACACCGATGACGATTCACCACGCGGCCGAAGGGAACTTACACGAAGACCATCGTATAATAAAATCTATTCGGAAATCAGTGGACCCGATATAACAG GTGGAACAAATTTACAAATGTCTGATAATGTTGGTATACCCGCCTTGGCAACTGGTTCGGCAGGACCCGCACCTGGTACCTTAATACATTTACCTGCAGAGAATACGTCAACATATTATTTATCCAATAGGATGACATTTTCTA ATAACAATGTCATGGTACCCGAAGATCAAACGCGAAAGCGAGAGATACGCCTGCAAAAGAATCGTGAAGCGGCCCGGGAATGTCGCCGAAAAAAGAAGGAATATATCAAGTGCCTGGAGAATCGTGTGGCGGTGCTGGAAAACCAAAATAAGGCTCTTATAGAAGAGCTTAAATCGCTCAAAGAGCTTTATTGTCAGACCAAAAATGATTGA
- the LOC106083228 gene encoding cyclic AMP response element-binding protein B isoform X2, whose product MDSIVEENGNSSNNIDDTSGGGGSTGGGGGHNLSTSLQQPATVQATQMNLTNSNSVQPPSQSSVPVSISVAAAAAALAANSALTTTSNVVQYLPNPHSLPVQSVIQAANQSSVIQTAAGNNSQTHVAIPKGTVVYKNNATVIHTTSGNAVQIKPEPNTHPLDTNSEDSYTDDDSPRGRRELTRRPSYNKIYSEISGPDITGGTNLQMSDNVGIPALATGSAGPAPGTLIHLPAENTSTYYLSNRMTFSNNNVMVPEDQTRKREIRLQKNREAARECRRKKKEYIKCLENRVAVLENQNKALIEELKSLKELYCQTKND is encoded by the exons atggaCAGCATCGTTGAGGAGAACGGCAACTCCTCAAACAATATAGACGACACATCGGGCGGTGGTGGTAGTACTGGCGGTGGCGGCGGTCACAATCTATCAACATCTTTACAACAACCTGCCACGGTACAAGCCACACAAATGAATCTGACAAACTCAAATAGTGTACAACCTCCTAGCCAATCATCAGTCCCCGTATCAATATCGGTGGCAGCCGCAGCAGCAGCCCTGGCGGCTAATTCTGCCCTAACAACCACCTCCAACGTTGTACAATATCTACCCAATCCACATAGTTTGCCA gttCAGTCGGTTATACAGGCTGCCAATCAATCGTCTGTTATACAAACGGCGGCCGGTAATAATTCACAAACACATGTTGCCATACCCAAGGGCACCGTTGTATATAAAAACAATGCCACAGTTATACACACAACATCAGGCAATGCTGTCcaa ATTAAACCTGAACCGAATACACACCCCCTCGATACAAACAGTGAAGATAGTTACACCGATGACGATTCACCACGCGGCCGAAGGGAACTTACACGAAGACCATCGTATAATAAAATCTATTCGGAAATCAGTGGACCCGATATAACAG GTGGAACAAATTTACAAATGTCTGATAATGTTGGTATACCCGCCTTGGCAACTGGTTCGGCAGGACCCGCACCTGGTACCTTAATACATTTACCTGCAGAGAATACGTCAACATATTATTTATCCAATAGGATGACATTTTCTA ATAACAATGTCATGGTACCCGAAGATCAAACGCGAAAGCGAGAGATACGCCTGCAAAAGAATCGTGAAGCGGCCCGGGAATGTCGCCGAAAAAAGAAGGAATATATCAAGTGCCTGGAGAATCGTGTGGCGGTGCTGGAAAACCAAAATAAGGCTCTTATAGAAGAGCTTAAATCGCTCAAAGAGCTTTATTGTCAGACCAAAAATGATTGA
- the LOC106083230 gene encoding lectin subunit alpha, with translation MAGSLFNFKWVVILLAIIKVTKGTPHDKWQKVDEAGKIFIEQEQKFTWFEANNECAIRNMTLIAVDTFEKNQVIDSLLRKKFPVSPNLWIGGSDLGQEGKFIWSSTGKSFEFTNWQHQQPDNSKNDEHCVHYRINSDFEWNDAQCWGKMGFICEENRFLMEARRDLEIKKNFIEQLFSL, from the exons ATGGCTGGCAGCTTATTCAACTTTAAATGGGTAGTAATTCTTTTGGCTATTATAAAAGTGACCAAAGGTACGCCTCATGATAAATGGCAGAAAGTGGATGAAGCTGGCAAAATATTCATAGAGCAGGAACAAaag TTTACTTGGTTCGAAGCCAACAATGAATGTGCCATACGAAATATGACCTTAATTGCTGTGGATACATTTGAGAAAAATCAAGTCATCGATTCATtgttaaggaaaaaatttc CTGTTTCTCCAAATTTATGGATTGGTGGCAGTGACCTTGGTCAAGAGGGCAAGTTCATATGGTCTTCCACAGGCAAAAGTTTCGAGTTCACAAACTGGCAACACCAGCAACCTGATAATAGTAAAAATGATGAACATTGCGTCCATTATCGTATCAATTCCGACTTTGAATGGAATGATGCACAGTGCTGGGGTAAAATGGGCTTTATTTGTGAGGAAAATCGTTTCTTGATGGAAGCCCGCCGAGATTtggaaattaagaaaaatttcatagaacaaTTGTTTTCATTGTAA